The following are from one region of the Amycolatopsis sp. QT-25 genome:
- a CDS encoding MFS transporter, protein MHRGVVLLFAVAAGTAVAAIYFAQPLLVTMGTDLGIAASTIGGIVTLTQFGYGLGLFLLVPLGDLLDRRRLVAGLLTLLAIAELVAATAANGVVLLAGMAAIGVLAVVTQLLVAFAASLAEPAGRGRVVGLVTTGVVLGILLARTVSGTLADLAGWRAVYVASAAVTVLIAIVLYRVLPATAPARSMNYGRLLRSTWSLFAEEPVFRTRGTLALLIFAAFGTLWSSVALPLSDDGLSHTAIGAFGLAGAAGALAAAPAGRLADRGRARWTTGLALGLLLLSWVPLGLTRTSLWALVVGAILLDLAVQAVHVTSQTLIYPLRPDAGSRLIGGYMIFYSVGSGIGALGSTAVYAVAGWTGVCLLGATFSAVALGVWSVKAAR, encoded by the coding sequence GTGCATCGCGGGGTCGTCCTGTTGTTCGCCGTGGCCGCCGGGACGGCCGTCGCCGCGATCTACTTCGCGCAGCCGTTGCTCGTCACCATGGGCACGGACCTGGGAATCGCCGCGTCGACCATCGGCGGCATCGTCACGCTCACCCAGTTCGGCTACGGGTTGGGCCTGTTCCTGCTGGTCCCACTCGGTGACCTGCTCGACCGGCGGCGGCTCGTCGCCGGGCTGCTGACGCTGCTCGCGATCGCCGAGCTGGTCGCCGCGACGGCCGCGAACGGCGTGGTCCTGCTCGCCGGGATGGCGGCGATCGGGGTGCTCGCGGTGGTCACGCAACTCTTGGTCGCGTTCGCGGCGTCGCTGGCCGAGCCCGCCGGACGCGGACGCGTGGTCGGTCTCGTGACGACCGGCGTCGTCCTCGGGATCCTGCTCGCGCGCACGGTGTCCGGCACGCTGGCCGACCTCGCTGGCTGGCGCGCGGTGTACGTCGCGTCGGCGGCCGTGACCGTACTGATCGCGATCGTGCTGTACCGCGTGCTTCCCGCCACAGCCCCGGCGAGGTCCATGAACTACGGACGGCTGCTCCGTTCCACATGGTCGCTTTTCGCCGAAGAACCCGTCTTCCGGACACGCGGCACGCTCGCACTGCTGATCTTCGCCGCGTTCGGCACCTTGTGGAGTTCGGTCGCGTTGCCGCTCAGCGACGACGGCCTGTCGCACACCGCCATCGGCGCTTTCGGGCTCGCCGGGGCGGCGGGCGCGCTGGCGGCGGCGCCCGCCGGACGGCTCGCGGACCGCGGCCGGGCGCGGTGGACGACCGGGCTCGCGCTGGGGCTGCTCCTGCTGTCATGGGTGCCGCTGGGTCTCACCCGCACGTCGCTGTGGGCCTTGGTGGTGGGCGCGATCCTGCTCGACCTGGCCGTCCAGGCCGTGCACGTCACGAGCCAGACGCTGATCTACCCGTTGCGCCCGGACGCCGGAAGCAGGCTGATCGGCGGGTACATGATCTTCTACTCGGTCGGCAGCGGCATCGGGGCCCTCGGTTCGACGGCCGTCTACGCCGTCGCGGGCTGGACCGGCGTCTGCCTGCTGGGCGCGACGTTCAGCGCGGTGGCACTCGGCGTGTGGAGCGTCAAAGCCGCTCGATGA
- a CDS encoding TetR/AcrR family transcriptional regulator — MREVQRKSSPGSRRAELLALAAKLFAERGYVSTTVRDIADAAGILSGSLYHHFDSKESMADEILTGFLDELFGAYAEIVAEGKGPRETLEAVVVASFESIHRRPAEVAIYQSEAKHLTQLPRFAYLTDRNTEFRKLWTGILTDGIAAAVFREDLDVELTYRFVRDTVWVAVRWYNPGGTPSADDVARQYLGILLDGIAAKRRRRG, encoded by the coding sequence GTGCGTGAGGTCCAGAGGAAGTCCAGTCCCGGTTCCCGCCGCGCCGAACTGCTCGCCTTGGCGGCGAAGCTGTTCGCCGAGCGCGGCTACGTCTCCACCACCGTGCGGGACATCGCGGACGCCGCCGGGATCCTGTCAGGCAGCCTCTACCACCACTTCGACTCGAAGGAGTCGATGGCCGACGAAATCCTGACGGGTTTCCTGGACGAACTCTTCGGCGCCTACGCCGAGATCGTCGCGGAAGGGAAAGGGCCGAGGGAAACGCTCGAAGCCGTCGTCGTGGCGTCGTTCGAATCCATCCACCGGCGGCCCGCCGAGGTGGCGATCTACCAGTCCGAAGCGAAGCACTTGACGCAGTTGCCGCGGTTCGCCTACCTCACCGACCGCAACACCGAATTCCGCAAGCTGTGGACCGGGATCCTCACCGACGGCATCGCCGCCGCCGTGTTCCGCGAAGACCTCGACGTCGAACTCACCTACCGGTTCGTCCGCGACACCGTCTGGGTGGCGGTGCGCTGGTACAACCCCGGCGGCACGCCGAGCGCGGACGACGTCGCGCGGCAGTACCTCGGGATCCTGCTGGACGGCATCGCGGCCAAGAGGAGGCGCCGTGGGTGA
- a CDS encoding HEAT repeat domain-containing protein gives MIVIDTTQRTSPDTRLLDALSAESSSTRFQAALAAGTRPDVRFVDALMARCAIEPDFFVRDMLTWALTRLPARSTVPALLTELGSEVPQARSQALHTLSKIGDGTAWPGITRALLHDADDEVARSAWRAAVVLVPDGERKRLAVDLAAQFGRGDRKVRLSLSRALVALGDEIEPALRTGLASADPEVRAHARATQRLLRDPDAGFDPAVDEAKRIVALGPERAGGA, from the coding sequence GTGATCGTCATCGACACGACACAACGGACTTCACCGGACACGCGGCTGCTGGACGCCTTGAGCGCCGAAAGCTCGTCGACACGGTTCCAGGCGGCACTGGCGGCGGGGACGCGTCCGGACGTCCGGTTCGTCGACGCGCTCATGGCCCGGTGCGCGATCGAGCCGGATTTCTTCGTGCGGGACATGCTGACCTGGGCGTTGACCCGGCTTCCGGCGCGGAGCACGGTTCCGGCGCTCTTGACGGAGCTCGGTTCCGAGGTCCCGCAGGCGCGGAGCCAGGCGTTGCACACGCTGTCCAAGATCGGGGACGGCACCGCGTGGCCCGGGATCACCCGGGCGCTGCTGCACGACGCCGACGACGAGGTCGCGCGGAGCGCGTGGCGTGCCGCCGTCGTCCTCGTCCCCGACGGGGAGCGGAAACGGCTGGCCGTGGACCTGGCCGCGCAGTTCGGCCGCGGCGACCGCAAGGTACGGCTGAGTCTCAGCAGAGCGCTCGTCGCGCTCGGTGACGAGATCGAGCCCGCCCTGCGGACGGGCCTGGCGAGTGCCGACCCCGAGGTGCGCGCGCACGCCCGCGCCACGCAACGGCTCCTGCGCGACCCGGACGCCGGCTTCGACCCGGCCGTTGACGAGGCGAAACGGATCGTCGCGCTCGGCCCGGAACGAGCCGGGGGAGCGTGA
- a CDS encoding sigma-70 family RNA polymerase sigma factor — MGRHSRILQPIVDHEPASNGHDDLIRALYQEFGSSLMAFVLKLTGHDRQWAEDVVQETLIKAWRNAGKLDRQPEMLRAWLFTVARRIVIDGWRSRSARPQEVEELESDSIGVPDESEKTLAAMIVYEALRNLSPEQREAVQQTYLRDRTVNEVAATLGVPPGTVKSRIHHAVRALRRALQERG; from the coding sequence GTGGGACGCCACTCTCGGATACTGCAGCCAATTGTCGATCATGAACCCGCGTCGAACGGGCATGACGACCTCATCCGGGCGTTGTACCAGGAGTTCGGATCGAGCCTGATGGCGTTCGTGCTGAAGCTGACCGGCCACGATCGCCAGTGGGCCGAGGACGTGGTCCAGGAAACGCTCATCAAGGCGTGGCGCAACGCCGGCAAACTCGACCGGCAGCCGGAAATGCTGCGTGCCTGGCTCTTCACCGTGGCCAGACGCATCGTCATCGACGGCTGGCGGAGCCGGAGCGCCCGCCCTCAAGAGGTGGAGGAACTGGAGTCGGATTCGATCGGAGTACCGGACGAATCGGAGAAGACGCTCGCGGCCATGATCGTTTACGAGGCCCTGCGCAATCTTTCCCCGGAACAACGTGAAGCCGTCCAGCAGACCTACTTGCGTGACCGCACCGTGAACGAGGTGGCGGCGACGCTGGGGGTTCCGCCGGGTACGGTGAAATCGCGGATCCACCACGCCGTGCGTGCGTTGCGCAGGGCGCTGCAGGAGCGGGGGTGA
- a CDS encoding ferric reductase-like transmembrane domain-containing protein yields MYDQWSEVVLVLAQETGTDTGIKGMAQTSARISYGFMCLTLCWGVFTATGWIKSLTGRKALRNSHMVLGILTLSFGVVHAMSFLFLPDGFTLAQITVPLLPGTLARHELGVLGLEVMIAVALTGGISRFSSYRRFLWIHRLAYPAVAITALHAFFGATANGHLGLLWFGGITLLVPVVVLTALRFTPTRYLERLGLVEELV; encoded by the coding sequence ATGTATGACCAGTGGTCCGAGGTGGTGCTCGTCCTGGCCCAGGAAACGGGCACCGACACCGGTATCAAGGGCATGGCGCAGACCTCCGCCCGGATCTCGTACGGCTTCATGTGCCTCACCCTGTGCTGGGGGGTGTTCACCGCGACCGGCTGGATCAAGTCGCTGACCGGACGGAAGGCGCTGCGCAACTCGCATATGGTGCTCGGCATCCTGACGCTGTCGTTCGGCGTCGTGCACGCGATGTCGTTCTTGTTCCTGCCCGACGGCTTCACGCTCGCGCAGATCACCGTCCCGCTCCTGCCGGGCACGCTGGCGCGGCACGAACTCGGCGTCCTCGGGCTCGAGGTCATGATCGCCGTCGCGCTGACCGGCGGGATCAGCCGGTTCAGCTCCTACCGGCGCTTTCTGTGGATCCACCGGCTCGCCTATCCGGCGGTCGCGATCACCGCGCTGCACGCGTTCTTCGGTGCCACGGCCAACGGGCACCTCGGCCTCTTGTGGTTCGGCGGGATCACGCTGCTGGTCCCCGTGGTGGTGCTGACCGCGCTGCGGTTCACCCCCACCCGGTACCTGGAACGGCTGGGCCTGGTCGAAGAACTGGTCTGA
- a CDS encoding acyl-CoA desaturase, whose protein sequence is MTANLRTGSDFARLSRRVSEAGLLDRRPGYYVFRIGLVATLFTGGWVAFFAIGDSWWQLGIAVFQAVLFGQIALLSHDLAHRQVFRTRRPSEIAGRIAGNLGVGMSYGWWMDKHTRHHANPNHEDLDPDVDPDILVWSKDQARASKGLPRFIGRYQAFLFFPLLTLEGLNLHFSGIRAVAKPGLRRRGLEAVLLLTHFALYFSALLVVLSPGKALVFFIVHKALWGVYMGSIFAPNHKGMPILSGDTELDFLRKQVLTSRNVRGGRVVDVALGGLNYQIEHHLFPSMPSPHLRRVRPIVQGYCAEIGVPYHETGLIESYSLALRSLHEAGEPIRAGRPDAARA, encoded by the coding sequence GTGACCGCAAACCTCCGCACAGGCAGCGATTTCGCCCGTCTGTCCCGCCGCGTCAGCGAAGCGGGCCTCCTCGACCGCCGCCCCGGCTACTACGTCTTCCGCATCGGGCTGGTCGCCACCCTCTTCACCGGCGGCTGGGTCGCCTTCTTCGCGATCGGGGATTCCTGGTGGCAGCTGGGGATCGCCGTGTTCCAGGCGGTGCTGTTCGGCCAGATCGCGTTGCTGTCGCACGATCTCGCGCACCGTCAGGTGTTCCGCACCCGCCGTCCGAGCGAGATCGCCGGCCGGATCGCGGGCAACCTCGGCGTCGGCATGAGCTACGGCTGGTGGATGGACAAGCACACCCGTCACCACGCGAACCCGAACCACGAAGACCTCGACCCCGACGTCGATCCGGACATTCTCGTGTGGTCGAAGGACCAGGCGCGGGCCAGCAAGGGTCTCCCCCGGTTCATCGGCCGCTACCAGGCGTTCCTGTTCTTCCCGCTGCTCACCCTCGAAGGCCTGAACCTGCACTTCTCCGGTATCCGCGCGGTCGCGAAGCCGGGGCTCCGGCGGCGCGGGCTCGAAGCGGTCCTGCTGCTGACGCATTTCGCGCTCTACTTCAGCGCGCTGCTCGTGGTCCTCTCCCCCGGCAAGGCGCTCGTCTTCTTCATCGTCCACAAAGCACTGTGGGGTGTCTACATGGGATCGATCTTCGCGCCCAACCACAAGGGGATGCCGATCCTGTCCGGGGACACCGAACTCGACTTCCTGCGCAAGCAGGTGCTCACGTCACGCAACGTCCGTGGCGGCAGGGTCGTCGACGTCGCGCTCGGTGGGCTCAACTACCAGATCGAGCACCATCTGTTCCCGAGCATGCCGTCACCGCATCTTCGCCGCGTCCGGCCCATCGTCCAGGGATACTGCGCGGAAATCGGCGTCCCGTACCACGAGACGGGGCTGATCGAGTCGTACTCGCTCGCGTTGCGCAGCCTGCACGAAGCCGGTGAGCCGATCAGAGCCGGTCGTCCGGACGCGGCCAGGGCATGA
- a CDS encoding zf-HC2 domain-containing protein has product MSEVPGTVHTDIAAYVLGVLGEEDHARFEAHLLECPECQVELVEMYHLPDILDMVKKSWPDPPVKGPGPRVLRMLLADAAKAGRRRRVIRLATAAAVLVLVVGGPLTVLSLTDREPVVTQAAPTVVTSVVPAPSSSRERDTGPDGGAAPFGWSEAGNAVAAEVTVQEKEWGSAVELELRGLVGPMICQLFAYSHGGEAYVVNNWSVPSKGYGVPGSPDPLVITGATALQKADIERFEVHKQDGTVLATVRR; this is encoded by the coding sequence GTGAGCGAGGTGCCCGGAACCGTCCACACGGACATCGCCGCCTACGTGCTCGGCGTTCTCGGCGAGGAGGATCACGCGCGGTTCGAGGCGCATCTGCTGGAGTGCCCCGAGTGCCAGGTCGAGCTGGTGGAGATGTACCACCTGCCCGACATCCTGGACATGGTCAAGAAGAGCTGGCCGGATCCGCCCGTGAAGGGCCCGGGGCCGCGGGTGCTGCGGATGTTGCTCGCGGACGCCGCCAAGGCGGGGCGGCGGCGCAGGGTCATCCGGCTCGCGACCGCCGCCGCCGTCCTCGTGCTCGTCGTCGGCGGCCCGCTCACCGTGCTGTCGCTCACCGACCGCGAGCCGGTCGTCACGCAGGCCGCGCCCACCGTCGTCACGTCGGTGGTGCCTGCCCCGTCCTCGTCCCGGGAACGGGACACGGGCCCGGATGGCGGCGCCGCCCCGTTCGGCTGGTCCGAAGCGGGCAACGCGGTCGCCGCCGAAGTCACGGTGCAGGAGAAGGAATGGGGCAGCGCCGTCGAACTCGAACTGCGCGGACTCGTCGGCCCGATGATCTGCCAGCTCTTCGCCTACTCACACGGCGGAGAGGCGTACGTAGTCAACAACTGGAGCGTTCCGTCCAAGGGATACGGCGTTCCCGGTTCCCCGGACCCCCTCGTCATCACCGGTGCGACGGCGTTGCAGAAGGCCGACATCGAACGCTTCGAGGTGCACAAGCAGGACGGCACCGTACTGGCCACCGTGCGCCGCTAG
- a CDS encoding helix-turn-helix domain-containing protein — translation MVKRTTFDEASCPVARSVDTIGDWWSLLIVRDAFDGVRRFGEFQRSLGVAKNILSARLRALVGHGVLDVVPASDGSTYSEYVLTPKGRDLFPVIVALRHWGEAHFFAEGEPRSELVDREGGRPLRGLEVRASDGRVVGPEETVVVKAASS, via the coding sequence ATGGTGAAGCGGACGACGTTCGACGAAGCTTCGTGCCCGGTGGCGCGCTCGGTCGACACGATCGGCGACTGGTGGTCACTCCTGATCGTGCGCGACGCCTTCGACGGCGTCCGCCGCTTCGGCGAGTTCCAGCGCAGCCTGGGCGTCGCGAAGAACATCCTGTCCGCGCGGCTGCGCGCGCTCGTCGGGCACGGGGTGCTCGACGTGGTCCCGGCCTCGGACGGGAGCACCTACAGCGAATACGTGCTGACACCGAAGGGGCGCGACCTGTTCCCGGTGATCGTCGCGCTGCGGCACTGGGGCGAGGCGCATTTCTTCGCCGAGGGGGAACCGCGGTCGGAACTGGTGGATCGCGAAGGCGGACGTCCGTTGCGCGGACTCGAGGTCCGGGCTTCGGACGGGCGTGTCGTCGGGCCGGAGGAGACGGTGGTGGTGAAGGCGGCGTCCTCGTGA
- a CDS encoding ferredoxin codes for MIFGSVRRGTRVSVDNERCEIFGFCAMEAPATFEIGPDGKLRIRRMVDRDGLDQAVSAARLCPKQAIRVKGEGAYDDE; via the coding sequence ATGATCTTCGGAAGCGTACGGCGCGGCACTCGCGTCAGCGTCGACAACGAGCGGTGCGAGATCTTCGGTTTCTGTGCGATGGAAGCGCCCGCCACCTTCGAGATCGGACCGGACGGCAAGCTCCGCATCCGCCGGATGGTCGACCGGGACGGCCTGGACCAGGCCGTCTCCGCCGCCCGGCTCTGCCCGAAACAAGCCATCAGAGTCAAGGGAGAAGGGGCCTACGACGATGAGTGA
- a CDS encoding NAD(P)/FAD-dependent oxidoreductase has product MSDGDRIVIVGAGVAGLRSAERLRELGFDGEIVLVGDEPRKPYHRPMVSKELITGGVKPVAASLEPYLDLDVHWRLGTRATWLDTKERTVHLPGGESLWYDGLIVATGVHPRHLPGSPRHDPRVRVLRTVEDSLAVRRALGNSNKSVVVIGSGLIGNEFAASMRYLGRDVTVIGHAKAPLHRFGERIATALTKEHQRHRAKLAMNTEVRNWISTKETVGLHLTNNQFLVASCVVLSIGSVPAVDWLRGSELTIDDGVLCEPTLFAVGAEDVVVAGDVAKWPNLRIDETPRRVEHWMNGVESGRAAAESLMLGRGNARPYTPLPRAWSSLYDARLQTVGMPSLGKDTIELSDGVTGFVRDGKLIGAAGWDRPKAMIHWTAELDRRLPVPEPVFPAPAAPSPAKTPIGEDILAPFERDFRSGTPTEAVPTPERMPWARVPAG; this is encoded by the coding sequence ATGAGTGACGGAGATCGGATCGTCATCGTCGGGGCAGGCGTCGCCGGTCTCCGCTCCGCGGAACGGTTGCGGGAACTCGGTTTCGACGGCGAGATCGTGCTGGTCGGTGACGAGCCGCGCAAGCCGTACCACCGGCCGATGGTGTCGAAGGAACTTATCACCGGCGGGGTGAAACCGGTGGCCGCGAGCCTGGAGCCGTACCTCGACCTGGACGTCCACTGGCGGCTCGGCACCCGCGCGACCTGGCTCGACACGAAGGAGCGCACGGTGCACCTGCCGGGCGGGGAATCGCTCTGGTACGACGGTCTGATCGTCGCGACCGGCGTCCACCCCCGGCATCTGCCCGGCTCGCCGCGCCACGACCCGCGGGTCCGGGTGCTGCGGACGGTGGAGGACTCACTGGCCGTGCGGCGGGCGTTGGGCAACAGCAACAAATCCGTCGTGGTGATCGGCAGCGGCCTGATCGGGAACGAGTTCGCCGCGTCGATGCGGTACCTGGGCCGGGACGTCACCGTCATCGGTCACGCGAAGGCGCCTTTGCACCGCTTCGGGGAGCGGATCGCGACGGCGCTCACCAAGGAACATCAGCGTCATCGCGCCAAGCTGGCGATGAACACCGAGGTGCGGAACTGGATCAGCACCAAGGAGACGGTCGGGCTGCACCTGACCAACAACCAGTTCCTGGTGGCCAGCTGCGTGGTGCTCTCGATCGGCAGCGTGCCCGCCGTGGACTGGCTGCGCGGCTCGGAGCTGACCATCGACGACGGCGTCCTGTGCGAACCGACCCTGTTCGCCGTCGGGGCGGAGGACGTCGTGGTCGCCGGCGACGTCGCGAAATGGCCGAACCTGCGCATCGACGAGACGCCACGGCGGGTGGAGCACTGGATGAACGGCGTCGAATCCGGCCGCGCGGCGGCGGAAAGCCTGATGCTGGGCCGGGGCAACGCGCGGCCGTACACCCCGCTTCCCCGCGCCTGGTCTTCGCTGTACGACGCGCGGTTGCAGACCGTCGGGATGCCGTCGCTGGGCAAGGACACGATCGAACTCTCCGACGGGGTCACCGGTTTCGTCCGCGACGGAAAGCTCATCGGCGCGGCGGGCTGGGACCGGCCGAAGGCGATGATCCACTGGACCGCCGAGCTCGACCGGCGGCTGCCGGTGCCCGAGCCGGTGTTCCCCGCCCCCGCTGCTCCTTCGCCGGCGAAAACGCCTATCGGGGAGGACATCCTGGCCCCGTTCGAGCGGGACTTCCGGTCCGGAACACCGACCGAGGCCGTTCCCACCCCGGAGAGGATGCCCTGGGCTCGCGTTCCCGCCGGGTGA
- a CDS encoding DUF4142 domain-containing protein — MTSASDLPRGFFRVMRVLLAVTAAAAATVLGTVGDAHAQELSAADKNLIVNVKLAGLWEMPAGMWAQERGKSKRTREVGRTLMIDHGRLDTATHAIADRFGLALPREPSDQQSAWLGEMKTARDDSEFDRIFANRLRYAHGVLFPVIAQVRAGTRNDVVRGYATTANQAVLRHMTLLESTGVVDQSLMPEAPVPQSNPANAAMDVGFGEWALGLLLAVVLGGGLFYALRALRGKNTRTRERAAAAGPEPVPSAPGGLDV; from the coding sequence ATGACCTCGGCATCTGACCTCCCTCGCGGGTTCTTCCGCGTGATGCGCGTCCTGCTGGCAGTGACGGCAGCGGCCGCGGCGACGGTGCTCGGCACTGTCGGCGACGCGCACGCCCAAGAACTCTCCGCGGCGGACAAGAACCTGATCGTCAACGTCAAACTGGCCGGCCTGTGGGAAATGCCCGCCGGGATGTGGGCGCAGGAACGCGGGAAGAGCAAGCGGACCCGCGAAGTCGGCCGCACGCTGATGATCGACCACGGCAGGCTCGACACCGCGACGCACGCCATCGCCGACCGGTTCGGCCTCGCCCTTCCACGTGAGCCGTCGGACCAGCAGTCCGCGTGGCTCGGCGAGATGAAGACCGCCCGCGACGACAGCGAATTCGACCGGATCTTCGCGAACCGGCTCCGGTACGCGCACGGTGTGCTGTTCCCCGTCATCGCCCAGGTCAGGGCCGGCACCCGCAACGACGTCGTCCGGGGGTACGCCACCACGGCGAACCAGGCGGTACTGCGGCATATGACCCTGCTGGAGAGCACCGGCGTCGTCGACCAGTCGCTGATGCCGGAAGCCCCGGTGCCGCAGTCGAATCCGGCCAACGCCGCGATGGACGTCGGCTTCGGCGAGTGGGCCCTCGGCCTGCTGCTCGCCGTGGTGCTCGGCGGCGGGCTGTTCTACGCCCTCCGGGCGCTGCGCGGCAAGAACACCCGGACTCGCGAACGCGCGGCCGCCGCCGGACCGGAACCGGTTCCCAGCGCCCCAGGAGGGCTCGATGTATGA
- a CDS encoding MerR family transcriptional regulator yields the protein MLIGEVARRSGVSSRMLRHYDSLGLVRPTGRTVGGYREYSDEDIRRIFHVEALRSLGLSLRQIGRALEDPAFAPSALVGDLVRRTEERLKREQELLDRLRAVDASAPLGWEGVLRIVELLHGLNSPHAARRQQTVLVPAEDLPVPTELLAEAVLAEADPNVAGALRWALARADGDGLASLAAGARSANADVRRRAVLAIAGIPGDEATAVLTEALGDADTTVRGRAALAVGSRGETAAVPTLVRMVVEGTLDVEAAEVLGTLASEAGCADRILSVLADELAAPTAAPATRMRLTQALAEMPPALTRDVLRDLAEDEDRAVALLASALRGLLGSGE from the coding sequence ATGCTGATCGGTGAGGTGGCGCGCCGCTCGGGGGTGAGCAGCCGGATGCTCCGGCATTACGACTCCCTCGGGCTGGTGCGGCCGACCGGCCGCACCGTCGGCGGCTACCGCGAGTACTCCGACGAGGACATCCGCCGGATCTTCCACGTGGAGGCCCTGCGGTCCCTCGGCTTGTCGCTGCGCCAGATCGGACGTGCCCTGGAGGACCCCGCCTTCGCACCGTCCGCTCTGGTCGGCGACCTCGTCCGGCGGACCGAGGAGCGGCTGAAACGGGAACAGGAGCTACTCGATCGGCTCCGTGCGGTCGACGCCTCGGCGCCGCTCGGCTGGGAGGGTGTCCTGCGCATCGTCGAGCTGCTGCACGGGCTCAACTCACCGCATGCCGCGCGACGCCAGCAGACCGTTCTGGTCCCGGCCGAGGATCTGCCGGTGCCCACCGAACTGCTGGCGGAGGCGGTCCTCGCCGAAGCCGATCCGAACGTCGCCGGTGCCCTGCGATGGGCACTGGCGAGGGCGGACGGAGACGGTCTCGCGAGCCTGGCGGCGGGCGCGCGCTCGGCGAACGCCGACGTCCGGCGGCGCGCGGTCCTGGCGATCGCCGGGATCCCCGGTGACGAGGCGACCGCGGTGTTGACGGAGGCACTCGGCGACGCGGACACGACGGTCCGTGGCCGCGCCGCGCTGGCCGTCGGTTCGCGGGGCGAGACCGCGGCCGTGCCGACCCTCGTTCGCATGGTCGTCGAGGGCACTCTCGACGTCGAGGCGGCCGAGGTCCTCGGAACCCTGGCGAGTGAAGCCGGATGCGCGGACCGGATCCTGAGCGTGCTGGCCGACGAGCTCGCCGCGCCCACCGCGGCCCCCGCGACGCGGATGCGCTTGACCCAAGCCCTCGCGGAGATGCCGCCCGCTCTCACTCGGGACGTCCTGCGGGACCTGGCCGAAGACGAGGATCGCGCCGTCGCTCTCCTCGCGTCGGCACTCAGGGGACTGCTCGGATCTGGTGAGTGA
- a CDS encoding sugar O-acetyltransferase yields the protein MGEQKDRMLRGELYRDNDPELVSDRGRAQALVDRFNGTGAEETAERDTILRELLGEFGEGSWIMPRFQCDYGYLIEIGANSFLNYDAILLDCAPIKIGSDCSIGPRCQLLTALHPMEDHELRRARWESAAPITIGDNVWFGGGVIVCAGVTVGDDTVVGAGSVVTRDLPSTVFAAGNPARVIREL from the coding sequence ATGGGTGAGCAAAAGGACCGCATGCTACGCGGTGAGTTGTACCGGGACAACGATCCTGAGCTGGTCTCGGACCGCGGGCGCGCACAGGCGCTCGTCGACCGGTTCAACGGCACGGGCGCCGAAGAGACCGCTGAGCGGGACACGATTCTGCGTGAGCTGCTGGGCGAATTCGGCGAAGGTTCGTGGATCATGCCGCGGTTCCAGTGCGACTACGGCTATCTGATCGAGATCGGCGCCAACAGTTTCCTCAACTACGACGCCATCCTGCTCGATTGCGCGCCGATCAAGATCGGTTCCGACTGCTCGATCGGCCCGCGCTGCCAACTGCTGACCGCGCTGCATCCGATGGAGGACCACGAACTGCGGCGAGCTCGCTGGGAATCGGCCGCGCCGATCACCATCGGGGACAACGTCTGGTTCGGCGGCGGCGTCATCGTCTGCGCCGGGGTCACCGTCGGCGACGACACGGTGGTGGGCGCGGGAAGTGTGGTCACCCGTGACCTGCCGTCGACGGTGTTCGCCGCGGGCAACCCGGCCCGCGTCATCCGTGAGCTGTGA